Proteins encoded together in one Nyctibius grandis isolate bNycGra1 chromosome 1, bNycGra1.pri, whole genome shotgun sequence window:
- the LOC137661307 gene encoding L-gulonolactone oxidase-like, translating to MCILHPVHGQGGVKFQNWAKTYGSSPELYFQPTSVEEIREILDMARQRNKRVKVVGGGHSPSDIACTDDFMIQMGKMNRVLKVDKEKQQVTVEGGIFLSDLNVELSKQGLALANLGAVSEVTAAGVIGTGTHNTGIKHGILPTQVVALSLLTASGEILECSESINADIFQAARLHLGCLGVVLTVTFQCVPQFHLHEVAFPSTLTQVLDHLDDHLQRSQYFRFLWFPHSENVSVIYQDPTNKPPFSSASWLWDYAVGYYLLEFLLWISTFVPSLVSWINRFFFWLLFSSRVENVAISYKIFNYECRFKQHVQDWAIPIEKTKEALLELKAALENNPKMVAHYPVEVRFARGDEIWLSPCFQRDSCYMNIIMYRPYGKNVPRLNYWLTYEGIMKKHGGRPHWAKAHSCTRKDFEKMYPAFPKFCSVREKLDPTGIFLNTYLEKVFY from the exons ATGTGCATCCTGCATCCC GTTCACGGCCAAGGAGGAGTCAAGTTCCAGAACTGGGCCAAGACCTATGGCTCCTCTCCGGAGCTGTACTTCCAGCCCACCTCAGTGGAGGAGATCCGGGAG ATCCTCGATATGGCCAGGCAGAGGAACAAGAGGGTGAAGGTGGTGGGGGGCGGCCACTCTCCTTCGGACATCGCCTGCACCGATGACTTCATGATCCAGATGGGGAAGATGAACAGGGTCCTCAAG GTGGacaaggagaagcagcaagtgACGGTGGAAGGTGGGATTTTCCTCTCGGATCTGAACGTTGAGCTGAGCAAGCAAGGGCTGGCCCTGGCCAA CTTAGGAGCTGTTTCTGAGGTGACGGCAGCCGGTGTGATCGGGACGGGGACACACAACACCGGGATCAAGCACGGCATCCTCCCCACCCAG gtcGTAGCGCTCTCACTGCTGACAGCCTCGGGGGAGATCCTGGAGTGCTCCGAGTCCATCAACGCGGACATCTTCCAGGCTGCCCGCCTGCACCTCGGCTGCCTGGGCGTCGTGCTCACCGTCACCTTCCAGTGCGTGCCCCAGTTCCACCTGCACGAGGTGGCCTTCCCCTCCACCCTCACCCAG GTCCTCGATCACCTTGATGACCACCTGCAGAGATCCCAATACTTCCGATTCCTGTGGTTCCCTCACAGTGAGAACGTCAGCGTCATCTACCAGGACCCCACCAACAAG CCCCCCTTTTCCTCCGCCAGCTGGCTGTGGGATTACGCTGTTGGCTATTATTTGCTGGAGTTCCTGCTCTGGATCAG CACTTTTGTGCCCAGCTTGGTGTCCTGGATCAACCGCTTCTTCTTCTGGCTCCTCTTCAGCTCCCGGGTGGAGAACGTTGCCATCAGCTACAAGATCTTCAACTATGAGTGTCGCTTCAAGCAGCACGTTCAGGACTGGGCCATCCCCAT TGAGAAGACGAAGGAAGCCTTGCTGGAGCTGAAAGCCGCCTTGGAGAACAACCCCAAGATGGTGGCTCACTACCCGGTGGAGGTACGCTTCGCTCGGGGGGACGAGATCTGGCTGAGCCCCTGCTTCCAGCGAGACAGCTGCTACATGAACATCATCATGTACAG GCCCTACGGGAAGAACGTCCCTCGTCTCAACTACTGGCTGACCTACGAGGGGATCATGAAGAAGCACGGTGGGAGACCACACTGGGCAAAG GCCCACAGCTGCACCCGGAAGGACTTTGAGAAGATGTACCCAGCCTTCCCCAAATTCTGCTCCGTCCGGGAGAAGCTGGACCCCACAGGGATCTTCCTGAACACCTACCTGGAGAAGGTGTTTTACTGA